A section of the Stenotrophomonas sp. 364 genome encodes:
- a CDS encoding EscF/YscF/HrpA family type III secretion system needle major subunit codes for MSTFVTNNTGSTINAHGDFGDPGLPGGSAAKWGGWMSEHAKAFDTGVSDLKAKLDDAFSELKKDPGNPILLGAYQSALSEYNMYRMLQSNSTKSLTDQSKSVIRNLA; via the coding sequence ATGAGCACCTTTGTAACCAACAACACCGGCTCCACCATCAACGCCCATGGCGATTTCGGCGATCCGGGCCTGCCCGGCGGCAGCGCCGCCAAATGGGGCGGCTGGATGAGCGAGCACGCCAAGGCGTTCGATACGGGTGTGAGCGACCTGAAGGCCAAGCTGGACGATGCCTTCTCCGAACTGAAGAAGGACCCGGGCAATCCCATCCTGCTGGGCGCCTATCAGAGCGCGCTGTCCGAATACAACATGTACCGCATGCTGCAGTCCAACTCGACCAAGAGCCTGACCGACCAGAGCAAGTCGGTCATCCGCAACCTGGCGTGA
- the sctI gene encoding type III secretion system inner rod subunit SctI produces the protein MISITTIDTAVSSGAADGALVPLSDRFNEAFARYYVQAGHERDGILAAANDPMVAADPQQLYQLQLRQEAYTKQVTLTSALVGHATKGIETLVKS, from the coding sequence GTGATATCCATTACTACCATCGACACGGCTGTTTCCAGTGGCGCCGCCGACGGCGCGCTGGTGCCCCTGTCGGACCGTTTCAACGAGGCTTTTGCGCGTTACTACGTCCAGGCCGGTCATGAACGCGACGGCATCCTGGCCGCCGCCAACGACCCGATGGTGGCGGCCGATCCGCAGCAGCTGTACCAGTTGCAGCTTCGCCAGGAGGCCTACACCAAGCAGGTCACGCTCACCTCCGCCCTGGTCGGCCATGCCACCAAGGGCATCGAAACCCTGGTCAAGAGCTGA
- the sctJ gene encoding type III secretion inner membrane ring lipoprotein SctJ gives MPLRSSRPLLLAMLCLLLVACTRTPLLQGLDERQANEVVAVLLRHNISADKHLNGKAGFSVTVGQGDLAEAIDLVQAHNLPSAPRTQIASQFPSDAMVSTPLGERARLLSAIEQRLEESLATLDGVHTARVHVSYDAGPVEGSLQQRKPPAMHVAALLVHVPGADEQALLQSVKRFLRNAFVDVAYDNVSVVLTPAQATRTLAVTPAEHYAGPWRSLLLPLALLALLGGAVWLLRRSGRTLSQGLAALRGRLRPRERAADARTS, from the coding sequence ATGCCGCTTCGATCATCCCGGCCGCTGCTGCTGGCCATGTTGTGTCTGCTGCTGGTGGCCTGCACACGCACACCGCTGCTGCAGGGGCTCGATGAGCGCCAGGCCAACGAGGTGGTGGCCGTGCTGTTGCGCCATAACATCAGCGCGGACAAACATCTCAACGGCAAGGCCGGTTTCAGCGTGACTGTGGGCCAGGGCGATCTGGCCGAGGCGATCGACCTGGTGCAGGCGCACAACCTGCCTTCGGCGCCGCGCACGCAGATCGCCAGCCAGTTCCCGTCCGATGCGATGGTCAGCACGCCATTGGGCGAGCGGGCCCGGCTGCTGTCGGCCATCGAACAGCGCCTGGAGGAATCGCTGGCCACCCTCGACGGTGTGCACACCGCGCGCGTTCATGTGAGCTACGACGCCGGCCCGGTGGAGGGCAGCCTGCAGCAGCGCAAGCCGCCGGCCATGCACGTGGCGGCGCTGCTGGTGCACGTGCCGGGCGCCGACGAGCAGGCGCTGCTGCAATCGGTCAAGCGCTTCCTGCGCAACGCCTTCGTGGATGTGGCCTACGACAATGTGTCGGTGGTTCTTACCCCGGCACAGGCCACCCGCACGCTGGCGGTAACGCCTGCCGAACACTACGCCGGCCCATGGCGGTCGCTGCTGCTGCCGCTGGCGCTGCTTGCGCTGCTGGGCGGCGCGGTGTGGTTGCTCCGCCGCAGCGGACGCACCCTGTCGCAGGGGCTGGCTGCCCTGCGCGGTCGCCTGCGCCCTCGCGAGCGAGCTGCCGATGCCCGCACGTCCTGA